Genomic window (Microbacterium oxydans):
GCAGCACTTCGCCGAGGGCGAGGTCGGCTACAACCCCGACATCACCGGATACCCGACCGACCTCGACCGCGCGCAGGAGCTCTACGCGGAGGCAGGAAGCCCCACGGTCGACGTGGAGATGGCCGCCGCTCCGTACAACAACACGCAGATCGAGGTCTACATGACCCAGGCCGCGGAGATCGGCGACTTCTACGTGACGGTCACCACGCTGCCGCCGCCGCAGTACAACGGCGAGTGGAACAGCGGGAAGTACCCGCTGGGACTGTCGAGCAATGACGAGCTGACCCCCTTCGAGTGGTACAGCGCCTGGTTCGCTGCGGATGCCCCGGGCAATCCGTCCGGCATCGAGAGCGACGAGCTCAAGGCCGCAGCGGCTGCCGCGCAGGCCGCGGGCGACTCCGAGGAGGCGGGCGACCTGTGGGCGGAGGTGACGAAGATCATCGCCGACGAGGCACTGACCTGCGCTCACCTTCGCGGGGTCGAGACCCTCGCCTGGAACAGCGCCACCGTGGCCGGTGTGGATGCCCCCACCGAGCCGTGGGAGCCGAAGTCGGTCAACTACCGGGATCTGACCCCGGTCTCCTGACGTCGAGATGTCCGTGAAGAAGTCGATCCACCCGCCGGGGCGAGCAGAGAGGGGAACCCGCTGATGCTCAAGCTCATCCTCTCCCGCCTCGTCCTGGCGGTGCCCCAGCTGATCCTGCTGTCGCTGTTCGTGTTCCTGCTGACCTACCTGGTTCCCGGGAGCCCGGCCGCCGCGGTGCTCGGCGCCGCCGCGAACCCGGAGAGCATCGCGCGACTCGAGGCCCAGCTGGGGTTGGATCGGCCCTTCTTCGAGCGCCTCGCCGACTACTACGCCGGCCTGCTGCACGGAGACTTCGGCACCTCGTTCAGCTCCGGCCGTCCCGTGTCGGAGCTGTTCGCGGAGCGGATCCCGGCGACGATGTCGCTGATGGTCGGCGGTCTGCTCGTCGCGGTCGTGCTCGGCCTCGCTCTCGGACTGATCGGCGGCACCAAGCCCGGGTCGATCAGGGATCGGATCGCGACGGCGATCACCAGCTTCACGATGTCGGTGCCCGAGTTCTGGGTCGGCATCGTCCTGATGCTCGTGTTCGCCGTGCAGCTGCGACTCGTCCCGGTGATCGCCTACGTGCCGATCGGCGCCGACCCCGCCGCGTGGGCCCGGGGGCTGATCCTCCCCTCGATCGCCCTCGGCATCGCCGGTGCCGCCCTGATCGCGCGGCAGACACGCACGGCGATGGCGGAGACCCTCTCGGCGCGCTACGTGAACAC
Coding sequences:
- a CDS encoding ABC transporter permease, whose translation is MLKLILSRLVLAVPQLILLSLFVFLLTYLVPGSPAAAVLGAAANPESIARLEAQLGLDRPFFERLADYYAGLLHGDFGTSFSSGRPVSELFAERIPATMSLMVGGLLVAVVLGLALGLIGGTKPGSIRDRIATAITSFTMSVPEFWVGIVLMLVFAVQLRLVPVIAYVPIGADPAAWARGLILPSIALGIAGAALIARQTRTAMAETLSARYVNTLVAAGVSRPRMVFHYGFKNALVPILASTGITVSIMLGASFAIEKVFAFPGIGSLIIRSVTAKDFAVIQGGVLLVATMVIVVNLLLDISYGLIDPKSRPQ